In one Mycoplasmopsis canis PG 14 genomic region, the following are encoded:
- the secA gene encoding preprotein translocase subunit SecA, with translation MKNLSRFFDFKSTEMRIAEKALNRINKLESIVSKFTDEELKAKTLFFKSLLNEGYTLEDIREDVFAVAREATKRILGKRPYDVQMLGGLLLDLGSVAEMKTGEGKTITSIAPVYLNALLGKGAIVSTVNEYLTERDAKEMGEVFQFLGLTVGINKAQLDPNAKRAAYACDITYSVHSELGFDYLRDNMVSDKREKVQRGLQFCLIDEVDSILIDEAKTPLIISGGEQEDVTTYFSADQFVRTLSYQDYIIDEETKAVALTHSGIKKANEFFNTPNIYNIENSEKIHLIQNALRAHKIMKIDVEYIVREGKIELVDSFTGRIMDGRSYSEGLQQAIQAKEQIEIEPETKTQATITYQNFFRMFKKLCGMTGTGKTEEQEFIDIYNMRVNVVPTNKPIARIDEPDSIFYDSEDKWNAVVEKVAQLYVKGQPVLVGTSQIEDSEILHKLLLKKGVPHTVLNAKQNASEAEIISKAGQPKAVTIATNMAGRGTDIKPTQEAIALGGLYVLGTDKAESRRIDNQLRGRSGRQGDVGTSKFYVSLEDQLIKRFATYEAFQEAYSDQKGKEITSKTLRLQFNHAQKKIEGFNYDSRKSVLNYDDVIRQQRDLIYAQRDLILAANDVDFILKRMFMSAAKSIVRNGEYYLHNNYNYDALVSFLNENIGKLVSFEFNISDIVKVHESDLPEYIANIILSLYEEWTKNANISNNKEDIAYMQKERILSVLDKKWQIQINRMDKLRSNVNLVQYSQKNPYQVYTEEGTKLFEAMLDDIAYEVMILIFSNRMGKKSLITKEIKNDPLFHTVMSVFNFNTNQSIEEYEKEVLEKYKIVRKRYDEIEIEKANRKAEN, from the coding sequence ATGAAAAATTTAAGTAGATTTTTTGACTTTAAATCGACAGAAATGCGTATTGCTGAAAAAGCCTTGAATAGAATTAATAAATTAGAAAGTATTGTTTCTAAGTTTACAGATGAAGAATTAAAAGCTAAAACTTTATTTTTTAAAAGTCTTTTAAATGAAGGATATACTTTAGAAGATATTAGAGAAGATGTTTTTGCAGTAGCTCGTGAAGCAACTAAAAGAATTTTAGGAAAAAGACCATATGATGTTCAAATGTTAGGTGGTCTTTTACTTGATTTAGGTTCTGTAGCGGAAATGAAAACCGGTGAAGGAAAAACAATTACTTCTATAGCTCCAGTTTATTTAAACGCATTATTAGGAAAAGGTGCCATCGTATCAACCGTTAATGAATATTTAACAGAGCGTGATGCAAAAGAAATGGGTGAAGTTTTCCAATTCTTAGGATTAACTGTAGGTATCAATAAAGCTCAGTTAGACCCAAATGCAAAAAGAGCTGCATATGCATGTGACATAACCTATTCAGTTCACTCAGAGCTTGGATTTGATTATCTTAGAGATAACATGGTTTCTGATAAAAGAGAAAAAGTTCAAAGAGGTTTACAGTTTTGCTTAATTGATGAGGTTGATTCAATATTAATCGATGAGGCTAAAACCCCTTTGATTATTTCTGGTGGTGAACAAGAGGATGTAACGACCTATTTCTCTGCAGATCAATTTGTTAGAACTTTATCTTACCAAGACTATATCATTGATGAAGAAACTAAAGCTGTTGCATTAACACACTCCGGAATTAAAAAAGCAAATGAATTTTTTAATACACCTAATATTTACAATATTGAGAATAGTGAAAAAATACATTTAATTCAAAACGCTTTAAGAGCCCACAAAATCATGAAAATTGATGTTGAGTATATCGTAAGAGAAGGTAAGATTGAACTTGTTGATTCATTTACTGGTCGTATAATGGATGGACGTAGTTATTCAGAAGGTCTACAACAAGCAATTCAAGCTAAAGAGCAAATTGAAATAGAACCTGAAACCAAAACTCAAGCAACAATTACATATCAAAACTTTTTCAGAATGTTCAAGAAACTTTGTGGTATGACAGGAACCGGAAAAACAGAAGAACAAGAATTTATTGATATTTATAATATGCGTGTCAATGTTGTTCCTACAAATAAACCTATTGCTCGTATTGATGAACCTGATTCTATTTTTTATGATTCAGAAGATAAATGAAATGCAGTTGTTGAAAAAGTCGCTCAATTATACGTTAAAGGTCAACCAGTATTGGTTGGTACTTCACAAATTGAAGATTCTGAAATTTTACATAAATTACTACTTAAAAAAGGTGTGCCACATACAGTACTTAACGCAAAACAAAACGCTTCTGAAGCTGAAATAATTTCAAAAGCTGGGCAACCTAAAGCTGTAACAATTGCCACAAACATGGCAGGACGTGGTACCGATATAAAGCCTACACAAGAAGCAATTGCGCTTGGTGGTTTATATGTATTAGGAACCGATAAAGCTGAGTCACGTAGAATTGATAACCAATTACGTGGGCGTTCAGGTCGTCAAGGTGATGTGGGAACAAGTAAATTCTATGTTTCTTTAGAAGACCAATTAATTAAACGTTTTGCGACTTATGAAGCTTTTCAAGAAGCATATTCAGATCAAAAAGGTAAAGAAATTACAAGTAAGACCTTAAGACTTCAATTTAATCATGCTCAAAAGAAAATTGAAGGTTTTAATTACGATTCAAGAAAATCAGTTTTAAATTATGATGATGTTATTAGACAACAACGTGATTTAATTTACGCACAACGTGATTTAATATTAGCAGCAAATGATGTTGACTTTATTTTAAAAAGAATGTTTATGTCAGCTGCCAAATCTATCGTTAGAAATGGTGAATATTACTTACATAATAATTATAACTATGATGCTTTAGTAAGTTTCTTAAATGAAAATATTGGAAAATTGGTTTCTTTTGAATTTAACATATCTGATATTGTTAAAGTACACGAAAGCGATTTACCTGAATATATTGCAAACATAATTCTTTCATTATATGAAGAGTGAACAAAAAATGCAAATATAAGCAATAACAAAGAAGATATAGCATACATGCAAAAAGAACGTATATTATCTGTTTTAGACAAAAAATGACAAATACAAATTAATCGTATGGACAAATTGCGTTCAAATGTTAACTTGGTTCAATATTCACAAAAGAATCCTTACCAAGTTTATACTGAAGAAGGAACTAAATTATTCGAAGCAATGTTAGATGATATTGCATATGAAGTAATGATTTTAATTTTTAGCAATAGAATGGGTAAAAAATCATTAATAACAAAAGAAATCAAGAATGATCCTTTATTCCATACAGTTATGAGTGTATTTAACTTTAATACTAATCAAAGTATTGAGGAATACGAAAAAGAAGTTCTTGAAAAATATAAAATCGTTAGAAAAAGATATGATGAAATCGAAATAGAAAAAGCAAACAGAAAAGCTGAAAATTAA
- a CDS encoding ABC-F family ATP-binding cassette domain-containing protein, translated as MLEVQNLSKIFSDKKLFEGVNLKFTEGNTYGVIGANGAGKSTFLKIISGQIEATSGQVIKEKNKRISVLSQDHNAYDSYNVTDVVIMGNTDLYEVMQEKDAIYANPDATMDDYTRAGELEEKFGDLGGWTAENDAQELLSNLSIPKDKWNVPMSELTANQKIKVLLAKALFGNPDILIMDEPTNHLDLRSIRWLENFLIDYENVVIVVSHDSDFLDAICTHIVDIDYNEAKIYTGNYSFWKQSSELAREMMKQSNVKKEAQMEKLKEFIARFSANASKSKQATSRKKALEKITLDEIKPSNRKYPFVRWEMNRDHGKQILNVEGLTFKNENGDTLFENVSFSLKPGEKMVIVGDDDIAKTRLLECIFGVRKPTSGTIEWGQTITPSYFPNDNSKFFETDETILEWISKWPLENKEKENQENDDARMRGFLGRMLFSNDTVFKKVKVTSGGEKARLMFSRMMLLESNFLILDQPLDHLDTESIDSVIEGVNGYRGGVIFTTYNRAFVNQCADVILELQSPQKSFIFRGTLEEYEQIMQDQ; from the coding sequence ATGTTAGAAGTACAAAATTTAAGCAAAATATTTAGTGATAAAAAGCTATTCGAAGGTGTTAATTTAAAATTTACTGAAGGTAATACATATGGTGTTATCGGTGCAAATGGAGCAGGTAAATCAACATTCTTAAAAATTATTTCAGGGCAAATTGAAGCAACATCTGGACAAGTTATTAAAGAAAAAAATAAACGTATTTCTGTTTTAAGCCAAGATCATAATGCTTATGACTCATACAATGTTACTGATGTTGTTATAATGGGTAATACAGACCTTTATGAAGTTATGCAAGAAAAAGATGCCATTTATGCTAACCCAGATGCTACAATGGATGATTACACAAGAGCCGGTGAACTTGAAGAAAAATTCGGTGATCTTGGAGGATGAACGGCCGAAAATGATGCTCAAGAACTTTTAAGTAACCTTTCAATTCCAAAAGATAAATGAAATGTTCCAATGAGTGAATTAACTGCTAACCAAAAAATTAAGGTTTTATTAGCTAAAGCTTTATTTGGAAATCCAGATATTTTAATAATGGATGAGCCAACTAACCACCTTGATTTACGTTCAATTAGATGACTTGAAAACTTTTTAATTGACTATGAAAATGTTGTTATAGTAGTTAGCCACGATAGCGACTTCCTTGATGCTATTTGTACACATATAGTTGATATAGATTATAATGAAGCTAAGATTTACACAGGTAACTACTCATTCTGAAAACAATCTTCAGAATTAGCACGTGAAATGATGAAACAAAGCAACGTTAAAAAAGAAGCACAAATGGAAAAACTTAAAGAATTTATTGCTCGTTTTAGTGCTAATGCTTCTAAATCAAAACAAGCTACAAGTAGAAAAAAAGCTTTAGAAAAAATTACTCTTGATGAAATTAAGCCTTCAAACAGAAAATATCCATTTGTTAGATGAGAAATGAATAGAGATCACGGAAAGCAAATTTTAAATGTTGAGGGATTAACATTTAAGAATGAAAACGGTGATACATTATTTGAAAATGTTTCATTCTCACTTAAACCAGGAGAAAAAATGGTTATAGTAGGGGATGATGATATCGCTAAAACAAGACTTTTAGAATGTATATTCGGAGTTAGAAAGCCAACATCAGGAACAATTGAATGAGGTCAAACAATAACTCCTAGTTATTTCCCTAATGATAACTCAAAATTCTTCGAAACTGATGAAACTATTTTGGAATGAATTTCTAAATGACCATTAGAAAATAAAGAAAAAGAAAATCAAGAAAATGATGACGCTAGAATGCGTGGATTTTTAGGTAGAATGCTATTTAGTAATGATACAGTGTTCAAAAAAGTTAAGGTAACTAGCGGGGGAGAAAAAGCTCGTTTAATGTTTTCTAGAATGATGCTTCTTGAATCTAACTTCTTAATTTTAGATCAACCACTTGATCACCTAGATACAGAAAGCATTGACTCAGTAATCGAAGGGGTTAATGGATACCGTGGCGGAGTTATTTTCACAACTTATAATAGGGCATTTGTTAATCAATGTGCAGATGTAATCTTAGAATTACAATCACCTCAAAAAAGTTTTATTTTTAGAGGAACTCTCGAAGAATATGAACAAATCATGCAGGATCAATAA
- a CDS encoding 16S rRNA (uracil(1498)-N(3))-methyltransferase, with product MNRFFVNEKHENYFILNKETLKHLSVIRIGDNPFICVYDKKFYKCILEFDKAKIIDEINENHEFKHEVVVAISLIKYERFEWALQKLVELGATKIIPMVTEYTNGELYKFNKFEKKLERFQAILQNAAEQSFRNIIPELTNLHKFEDVTTMEGYKKIIAHEKQDESASIENNIDSNVLFLIGPEGGFSNNEIETALKSNVNCVSLGKRILRAETAAIYMISKVKI from the coding sequence ATGAATAGATTCTTTGTAAATGAAAAACATGAAAATTATTTTATTTTAAACAAAGAAACGCTTAAACACTTAAGTGTCATAAGGATTGGTGACAATCCTTTTATTTGTGTTTATGATAAAAAATTTTATAAATGTATTTTAGAATTTGATAAAGCTAAAATAATTGATGAAATTAATGAAAACCATGAATTTAAACACGAAGTTGTTGTTGCTATTTCTTTAATTAAATACGAAAGATTTGAATGAGCACTTCAAAAACTAGTTGAATTAGGAGCTACAAAAATAATTCCCATGGTTACCGAGTATACTAATGGCGAATTATATAAATTCAATAAATTTGAAAAAAAACTAGAAAGATTTCAAGCTATTTTGCAAAATGCAGCTGAGCAATCATTCAGAAACATTATCCCTGAATTAACGAATTTACACAAATTCGAAGATGTAACAACAATGGAGGGATATAAAAAAATAATTGCTCATGAAAAGCAAGATGAATCAGCTTCGATTGAAAATAATATTGATTCTAATGTTTTATTCTTAATCGGGCCTGAAGGCGGATTTTCTAATAATGAAATAGAAACTGCCTTAAAAAGTAACGTTAATTGTGTTTCTTTAGGAAAAAGAATTTTAAGAGCAGAAACTGCGGCCATTTATATGATTTCAAAGGTTAAAATTTAA